One Oncorhynchus masou masou isolate Uvic2021 chromosome 27, UVic_Omas_1.1, whole genome shotgun sequence genomic window carries:
- the LOC135515708 gene encoding lumican-like encodes MFPLRVPIFAMLVSLTVGQYDDYDYQPASQYGPSSANCAQECECPINFPTAMYCDSRNLKFVPIVPSGIKYLYLQNNLIEEIKAGVFDNVTAELRWLVLDHNQITNEKVAKGTIDKLTGLHKILFSFNKLTEAVIPPSKSLDELKMMNNQLSKFPAGSLAGMQNLTSVHLQNNELTSKALNGVFKGLNKLVAIDLTKNKLKKLPSGMPSSLETFYGDHNDISSIAAGDLKELPKLAYLRLAYNQMTDAGIPAGVFNVTSLIELDLSYNKLQSIPEINEQLEHLYLQANEISKFNLENICKFSGPLNYSRLKHLRLDGNNITHADLPHDSSNCLRQASDIIFD; translated from the exons ATGTTTCCCCTCCGTGTCCCCATCTTTGCCATGCTGGTCAGCCTGACCGTGGGTCAGTACGATGACTACGACTACCAGCCGGCCTCCCAGTACGGCCCGTCCAGCGCCAACTGTGCCCAGGAATGCGAGTGCCCCATCAACTTCCCCACTGCCATGTACTGTGACTCCCGCAACCTTAAGTTTGTGCCCATTGTGCCCTCAGGCATCAAGTACCTGTACCTGCAGAACAACCTGATCGAGGAGATCAAGGCTGGGGTCTTCGACAACGTCACGGCTGAACTCCGTTGGCTGGTCCTGGACCATAACCAGATCACCAATGAGAAAGTTGCCAAGGGAACCATCGACAAGCTGACCGGACTTCATAAGATCTTGTTCAGCTTCAACAAACTGACGGAAGCTGTGATCCCTCCCTCCAAGTCCTTGGACGAGCTGAAGATGATGAACAACCAGCTGTCCAAGTTCCCTGCAGGGAGTCTGGCCGGCATGCAGAACCTGACCTCAGTCCACCTCCAGAACAACGAGCTGACCTCTAAAGCTCTTAACGGGGTCTTCAAGGGCCTCAACAAGCTGGTGGCCATAGACTTGACCAAAAACAAGCTGAAGAAGCTGCCCTCAGGCATGCCCAGTTCGCTGGAGACCTTCTATGGCGATCACAATGACATCAGCAGCATCGCCGCCGGGGACCTCAAAGAGCTGCCCAAGCTGGCGTACCTGAGGTTGGCCTACAATCAGATGACGGATGCAGGGATTCCGGCGGGCGTGTTCAATGTGACGAGCCTGATCGAGCTGgatctgtcctacaacaagctgCAGTCCATCCCTGAGATCAACGAACAGCTGGAGCATCTCTATCTGCAGGCCAACGAAATCAGCA AGTTCAACCTGGAGAACATTTGCAAGTTCTCTGGCCCTCTGAACTACTCCAGACTGAAGCACCTGCGTCTGGATGGGAACAACATCACTCATGCCGACCTACCCCATGACTCCTCCAACTGCCTGCGCCAGGCCTCTGACATCATCTTCGACTAA
- the LOC135515283 gene encoding keratocan-like: MALLLAFSSVLLLVGHALAQSPDMSYEDYMAQLQACPKECRCPPSFPNAVYCDNKALKRIPTIPPHTWYLYLQNNLIDVLSTDALRNATQLRWLNLNRNRITSEGMEEGALANMLRLVHLFMDDNLLSSVPANLPSSLEQLRLSRNSISKIPAGVFSGLDRLTLLELQGNKLQDDAVTEVSLKGLSNLVQINLAKNQLTTMPLGLPITITQLFLDNNAIEKIPAGYFKGLPKVAFLRLNRNKLGNGGLPKNVFNMSSILDLQLSHNQLTQVPMIPPGLEHLHLDHNQIKSVNGSDICPVSADALEGYVTETAPKLRYLRLDGNEVKPPIPRDLMMCFRLLRSIVI; the protein is encoded by the exons ATGGCGCTTCTCCTAGCCTTTTCCTCCGTCCTCCTTCTGGTCGGTCACGCTCTGGCCCAGAGCCCGGACATGTCCTACGAAGACTATATGGCCCAGTTACAGGCCTGTCCCAAAGAGTGCCGCTGCCCACCCAGCTTCCCCAACGCCGTCTACTGCGACAACAAGGCTCTGAAGCGCATCCCcaccatccccccacacacctgGTATCTGTACCTGCAGAACAACCTCATCGACGTTCTGTCAACAGATGCTCTCCGCAACGCCACGCAGCTGCGCTGGCTCAACCTCAACCGCAACCGCATCACCAGCGAGGGCATGGAGGAGGGTGCCCTGGCCAACATGCTCCGCCTGGTCCACCTCTTCATGGATGACAACCTGCTGAGCTCCGTCCCAGCCAACCTACCCTCCAGCCTGGAGCAGCTGCGCCTCTCCCGCAACAGCATCTCCAAGATCCCCGCCGGGGTGTTCTCAGGTCTGGATCGGCTGACACTGCTGGAACTGCAGGGGAACAAGCTCCAGGATGACGCAGTGACCGAGGTGAGCCTCAAGGGCCTGAGCAACCTGGTCCAGATCAACCTGGCCAAGAACCAGCTTACCACCATGCCCCTGGGCCTCCCCATCACCATCACCCAGCTCTTCCTGGACAACAACGCCATTGAGAAGATCCCCGCTGGCTACTTCAAGGGTCTACCCAAGGTGGCCTTCCTCAGACTCAACCGCAACAAGCTGGGAAACGGCGGGCTGCCCAAGAACGTGTTCAACATGTCCAGCATCCTGGACCTGCAGTTGTCCCATAACCAGCTAACTCAGGTTCCTATGATACCCCCAGGCCTGGAACACCTCCACCTGGACCACAACCAGATTAAGA GTGTGAATGGATCTGATATCTGCCCTGTGTCGGCAGATGCTCTGGAGGGCTATGTCACTGAGACCGCTCCTAAACTCCGCTACCTCCGTCTCGATGGCAATGAGGTCAAGCCACCAATACCCAGAGACCTCATGATGTGCTTCCGTCTCCTCAGGTCCATCGTCATATAA